The following are encoded in a window of Euwallacea fornicatus isolate EFF26 unplaced genomic scaffold, ASM4011564v1 scaffold_72, whole genome shotgun sequence genomic DNA:
- the LOC136349959 gene encoding uncharacterized protein: MSVKAKRGKTLQSSEKYLGSTELPTESGEFRELSYARTVLIKRLSRFEQYLTDSIDVNDTISCEIRLKSIEKDLEEFDRIQTRLEFMNSIEEENRLETESAYYDAISQAKKFIRSVNTDLSGNSMQSGNLKPFGKLGKLPDLGLPSFFGSCETWFSFKSIFDSVVHKRTDLSDTEKLLYLKLCCKGDALKLIDSIDIMPENYSIALNLLQKRYENKKVVVKFHVKNILFNLPNANKESATAIRKLVDTVHQHIAALEKLKLPVDKWDPLLNTLILSKLDDNTNREWERTQYQNECPTTEQLLDFLTEKCFTLESSSSFSRLQSHKYDKGTTEIRNQEKRIGFSYGNHLIYQCPRFTQLSVSERYEEVRKHKLCSNCLRVGHRKQECKSSGCKKCNQTHNTALHYEKRQGDERAQSLKNDSKRVSSVPAERKDLPKGTSSMTATQSVRKEKCFGSTERPRLTSDQNDDDGNESVDYSLSLASASLGNNQVLLSTAIILIVDERGNWHKCNALLDSGSQSNLISESLCKKLNLGCKKIQIPLSGISQVVTKINKQTSTKIKSRFNNFSANLTFLVLPTLTENLPLFKFSKSLLKVPTHINLADEKFNEPKQIDVLLGVDIFYDLLGSGKIRLGNKLPILQETSLGWVISGNLEIFKTRTQKTVCNLSTRISNKMLHDSLTKFWHVEEFEESKILSKEETYCEEYFTQTTTRDKDNNFIVRYPFKYDVNLGLGDSKTIALKRLMYLEKKLAKNEELKKQYVDFMAEYEALGHMTRQGSIEDDDSLSSKSYFLPHSAVVKNSITTKCRVVFDASCKTTTGISLNDTLMVGPVVQDELYAILLRLRLRKTVLSADIKMMYRCIKIEENEREFQKILWRSNGKDPVEVYKLNTVTYGTSSAPFQATRCLVELAEQNMNIYPRTSEIIKRSFYMDDLLVSVDSEAEAWDIYQELNEIMNQANFKLRKWSSNSGTVLKKILKSNDNENLDSFILSHNEKELKTLGISWDPEQDILKYTVKVKLDATCVTKRTILSTISEIFDPLGLIGPAMIRAKLIIQSLWKLQLDWDQEVPKELRQLWQDFAAQLECLNECKVDRHVILGNAIRITLFGFSDSSEKAYGACIYVGSIDDLGNHNLRLLTGKSRVAPVKKLTLPRLELLAAHLLAKLMDTMKRILDIPISHVKYFTDSKIVLAWIKIEPSNLKTFVANRVAKITELSKEENWAHVPSKDNPADVISRGLSPKELLQCELWFHGPNFLRESQSQMVIESENEEISLDRLPELKTNSSVENKIMTHASIDKPTFDIFSRFSTLFKLRRIVAYIWRFKEQSLTKTKNTSSCLTVEELNEAQRILIKLAQRDTFHKEIKELHKNNKVASDSKILSLNPFLDSVGIIRVGGRLTNSDCRFDQRHPVILAYKHKFTDLVIMDEHMKHLHAGVQNLLSIIRLQYWIVNGKNAIKTILSRCIRCFKVKPKPLKFLMGSLPAARVTPSRPFSNCGIDYAGPILVKEGTLRRSKRVKTYICIFVCFATRAIHIELVRDLSTVSFLNALDRFCSRRGKPTDIYSDNGSNFVGANNHFLELQALLNNKLHVNAVSTHLANDQIRWHFLPARSAHMGGLWEAAVKSTKFHLRRVLGDSALAYEEMYTLLVKIEACLNSRPLTPTSNDINDYLPLTPAHFLIGDSLVSPPQHDVRDSPISQLSRYERVQQLQQQFWSNWVKDYLASLQNRSKWKKSADKSIEIGSLVLLVEDNLPPLRWSLARVVQLHKGKDNVIRVVTVRLPNGTISKRTVSKICPLPTEGKGPLSAGRDMFVPFYDARNWDIYDELRKLIVYPNRSTRCVKVGPGRQHASAWRFWHSVARCQLVLTQPSVPDPVRSGWSFNSPVNVQ, encoded by the exons ATGTCGGTAAAAGCAAAGAGAGGAAAAACTTTACAAAGTTCCGAAAAGTATCTTGGCTCGACAGAGTTACCCACAGAAAGCGGTGAATTTCGAGAACTTTCTTATGCTCGCACAGTACTAATCAAACGGTTGTCTCGCTTTGAACAGTACCTAACTGACAGTATAGATGTTAATGATACAATCTCTTGTGAAATACGCCTCAAGAGCATAGAGAAAGATCTTGAGGAATTCGATAGAATTCAAACTCGTTTAGAGTTTATGAATTCAATCGAAGAAGAAAATCGGCTTGAAACGGAATCAGCTTATTATGATGCAATTTCACAAGCAAAAAAGTTCATAAGATCGGTTAACACGGATCTCAGTGGAAATAGCATGCAATCAGGAAATTTAAAACCATTcggaaaattaggaaaattaccAGATTTAGGGTTACCCTCATTTTTTGGCAGCTGCGAAACGTGGTTtagttttaaaagtatttttgactCGGTAGTACATAAGAGAACTGATTTAAGCGATACAGAAAAATTACTGTATCTAAAATTGTGTTGTAAGGGCGACGCGCTGAAACTAATAGATTCAATTGATATAATGcctgaaaattattcaatagctttaaatttattacaaaaacgttacgaaaataaaaaagttgtagtTAAATTTCACGTGAAAAATATACTATTTAATTTACCGAACGCAAATAAAGAATCAGCGACAGCTATAAGGAAACTTGTAGATACAGTTCACCAACATATAGCTGcgttggaaaaattaaaattacctgTCGACAAGTGGGATCCATTATTgaatactttaattttaagcaaattaGACGATAATACTAATCGTGAGTGGGAACGAACACAGTATCAAAATGAATGTCCTACGACTGAACAATTACTTGATTTCTtaactgaaaaatgttttacgttGGAATCATCAAGTAGTTTTTCAAGGCTTCAGTCACATAAATATGATAAAGGTACAACCGAAATCAGAAATCAGGAAAAAAGAATCGGATTCTCTTA CGGAAATCATTTAATTTACCAGTGCCCTCGGTTTACCCAACTGTCAGTATCTGAAAGGTATGAAGAAGTTCGAAAACATAAGTTGTGTAGTAATTGCTTACGAGTAGGTCATCGCAAACAGGAATGTAAGTCGAGCGGTTgcaaaaaatgcaatcaaaCACACAATACAGCGCTACATTATGAGAAACGTCAAGGGGATGAGCGTGCTCAAAGCCTTAAGAACGACAGCAAAAGAGTATCCTCAGTACCCGCAGAAAGAAAAGATTTGCCAAAAGGTACATCCTCCATGACTGCTACTCAAAGTGTACGTAAGGAAAAGTGTTTTGGATCAACGGAGCGTCCAAGACTGACGAGCGATCAAAACGACGATGACGGCAACGAAAGTGTTGATTACTCATTATCTTTAGCCTCTGCTAGTTTGGGAAATAATCAAGTATTGCTATCAACCGctataattttgattgttgATGAAAGGGGAAATTGGCATAAGTGTAATGCGCTACTGGATTCTGGAAGccaatcaaatttaataagcGAAAGTctgtgtaaaaaattaaatttaggttgcaaaaaaatccaaattccCTTATCAGGCATCAGTCAAGTCGTTacgaaaattaacaaacaaacTTCCACTAAAATCAAATCGagatttaataacttttcggccaatttaacatttttagttttaccaACCCTTACTGAAAATTTACCTTTGTTTAAATTCTCTAAATCGTTGTTAAAGGTTCCAACCCATATTAATTTAGCCGatgagaaatttaatgaacCAAAACAAATCGACGTTTTACTAGGGGTAGACATATTTTACGACTTATTGGGCTCAGGGAAAATAAGATTAGGTAATAAGTTGCCGATATTACAAGAAACGTCCTTAGGATGGGTGATATcgggaaatttggaaatttttaaaacacgtACTCAAAAAACGGTATGCAATTTATCAACGCGAATATCGAATAAAATGCTACATGACTCTCTAACCAAATTCTGGCACGTTGAGGAATTTGaggaatcaaaaattttatcgaaagaGGAAACCTACTGTGAAGAATACTTTACGCAAACCACGACCCGCGATAAAGATAACAACTTTATAGTTAGGTACCCCTTTAAATATGATGTAAACTTAGGTCTCGGAGATTCAAAAACCATAGCGTTAAAACGACTAATGTATTTGGAGAAAAAGCTAGCGAAGAACGAGGAATTAAAAAAGCAATATGTAGACTTTATGGCCGAGTACGAAGCCTTAGGTCACATGACGCGACAGGGATCAATCGAAGACGACGACTCTTTGTCAAGCAAGAGCTATTTTCTGCCCCACAGTGCGGTGGTGAAAAACTCAATCACCACAAAATGCCGTGTAGTTTTCGACGCAAGTTGCAAAACTACCACGGGAATTTCGCTAAATGATACCTTAATGGTTGGCCCGGTAGTACAAGACGAGCTGTATGCCATATTGTTACGGTTACGTCTtcgaaaaacagttttaagtGCAGACATCAAGATGATGTATAGATGCataaaaattgaggaaaacgAACgagaatttcagaaaattttgtgGCGGTCGAATGGTAAAGATCCTGTCGAAGTTTATAAACTGAACACAGTGACGTACGGCACATCGAGTGCACCCTTTCAAGCCACACGCTGTTTGGTAGAACTAGCAGAACAAAACATGAACATATATCCTCGAACATcggaaataataaaacgttCCTTCTATATGGACGACTTATTAGTTAGCGTGGATTCGGAAGCAGAGGCATGGGACATTTACCAAGAACTTAACGAAATAATGAACCAAGCCAATTTCAAACTAAGAAAATGGTCTTCAAATAGTGGAActgtattaaagaaaattctaaaatcaAATGATAATGAAAACCTTGATAGCTTCATTCTTTCGCACAATGAGAAGGAATTGAAAACTTTGGGAATATCTTGGGATCCCGAACAAGATATTCTAAAGTATACGGTCAAGGTTAAGCTCGATGCAACCTGCGTGACAAAGAGAACCATTTTGTCAACCATCTCTGAGATCTTCGACCCTCTTGGTCTGATCGGGCCAGCAATGATTAGGgccaaattaattattcaatcACTATGGAAATTGCAACTCGATTGGGATCAAGAGGTCCCCAAGGAACTTAGACAACTGTGGCAGGACTTTGCAGCTCAACTAGAATGTTTAAACGAATGCAAGGTAGACAGGCACGTAATATTAGGCAACGCGATTCGGATTACATTATTCGGCTTCAGCGACAGCTCAGAAAAGGCCTACGGAGCATGTATCTATGTAGGATCAATAGACGACCTTGGCAATCACAATCTTCGACTTTTAACTGGGAAATCACGAGTAGCTCCAGTTAAAAAGCTGACGTTACCTCGACTCGAACTATTAGCCGCTCACCTGTTAGCTAAGCTAATGGATACTATGAAACGAATATTGGATATACCCATATCacacgtaaaatattttacagacTCCAAAATTGTCCTGGCATGGATAAAAATCGAACCGTCCAACCTTAAAACATTTGTCGCTAATCGGGTGGCAAAAATCACGGAATTATCAAAAGAGGAGAATTGGGCCCATGTACCAAGCAAAGATAATCCTGCGGATGTAATCTCAAGGGGGCTAAGCCCAAAAGAGCTATTACAATGTGAACTCTGGTTCCACGGTCCTAATTTTTTACGCGAATCTCAGTCACAAATGGTAATAGAATCGGAAAACGAGGAAATTTCTTTAGATCGGTTACCGGAACTCAAAACGAACAGTTCTGTGGAAAACAAAATCATGACCCACGCTAGTATTGACAAACCCAcctttgacatttttagtaGATTCTCGACATTATTTAAACTTCGTCGCATAGTCGCATACATATGGCGATTTAAAGAACAAAGTctaacgaaaacaaaaaacacgtCTTCCTGTTTGACCGTTGAAGAACTCAATGAAGCTCaaagaatattaataaaattggcgCAACGTGATACGtttcataaagaaattaaagaactacacaaaaataacaaagtagCTAGTGacagcaaaattttaagtctAAACCCTTTCCTAGATTCCGTAGGAATCATTAGAGTGGGAGGACGATTAACAAATTCTGATTGTAGGTTTGATCAACGGCATCCAGTGATATTAGCATATAAGCATAAATTTACAGATCTAGTAATAATGGACGAACATATGAAACATTTGCACGCGGGGGTCCAGAACCTCCTATCAATAATACGTCTACAATATTGGAtagttaatggaaaaaatgcaattaagaCTATTCTAAGTAGGTGTATAAGATGCTTTAAGGTAAAACCAAAACCATTAAAGTTCCTAATGGGTTCCCTCCCGGCTGCAAGGGTGACACCGTCACGACCTTTTTCGAATTGCGGAATAGATTATGCAGGACCCATATTAGTAAAGGAGGGTACGTTACGTAGATCTAAACGTGTAAAAACAtacatttgtatttttgtttgtttcgcTACGCGAGCAATACACATAGAGCTGGTTAGGGACCTCTCTACCGTTAGTTTTTTAAACGCGCTAGATCGGTTCTGTTCAAGGCGAGGAAAGCCCACTGATATCTACTCGGATAATGGCTCCAATTTCGTGGGGGCAAATAATCATTTTCTCGAACTTCAAGCATTACTAAACAATAAATTGCATGTCAATGCTGTATCGACACATTTAGCAAATGATCAAATCCGGTGGCATTTTTTACCAGCCCGTAGCGCTCATATGGGTGGATTATGGGAAGCGGCAGTTAAATCAACCAAATTTCACCTTCGCCGTGTTTTAGGAGATTCGGCTTTAGCCTATGAAGAGATGTATACCTTATTGGTAAAAATTGAAGCATGTCTAAACTCACGTCCACTAACGCCAACCTCTAACGATATAAATGACTATCTACCCCTTACTCCCGCGCATTTCCTTATTGGTGACTCACTGGTAAGCCCCCCTCAACACGATGTTAGAGATAGTCCCATATCTCAGTTGTCTCGATATGAACGTGTCCAACAATTGCAACAGCAATTCTGGAGTAACTGGGTTAAGGACTACCTAGCAAGTCTCCAAAATAGAAGTAAATGGAAAAAGTCGGCTGATAAATCTATAGAAATTGGATCCTTAGTACTGTTAGTTGAAGACAACCTGCCACCACTTCGATGGTCATTAGCCCGAGTTGTACAACTTCACAAAGGGAAGGACAATGTGATACGTGTAGTGACAGTGCGGTTGCCAAACGGAACAATATCAAAGAGAACAGTGTCCAAAATCTGCCCGTTACCTACGG AAGGAAAAGGGCCGCTTAGTGCGGGGAGAGATATGTTCGTTCCCTTTTACGACGCAAGAAATTGGGATATCTACGATGAGCTAAGAAAGCTTATCGTGTATCCTAATAGAA